The region GATAGTTTTTCTCGGCGGCAGATTTATTCTGACCGGCGAGCTGCCATACCTGATCGCATCCGGCGTCGGCGCGGTCGTGGCAATCCATTTGTTGGTTCGGACGGGCGTTGGCGCTTGGCTTGTCTACCTGAGCGGGTTGGTGCTGGTTGTCGAAGCGCTGTGGGTACTGTTGGTGACGCCAACCGACCTTGCAAAGGTGGCCGGTGTGGCAGCTATTGGTGTGCTGGTGATAGCTGACTTGCTTTACTTGTACGGTTACTCGACGCAGCAATCGGAAGAGGCAACGCCAAGCAGCGCAGACCAACTGATCGCTGCGAGTGCGGCTCGATCTGAAGCTGAAGTTGAGCCTGAATCAGCTTCGTCAGCGAGCACGGCTCGATCTGAAGCTGAAGTTGAGCCTGGATCAGCCTCGTCAGGCGCTGGCGATGCGCCAGTTGATGGCTCAAGCATGCAAGAGCAGACGCCAACTTCGAGTGAGGTGAGCGCCGGCTCATAGTGCGATTTGTGAGTCAGTTTATCCTGTTATCCTGCAAGAGCGCGTTTCCAGCCTGCATGCGCCCGCCAGCGGCGGGCGCTCCCAAACGCAGCCAATTCAAAAATTGCTCTAAGGATTGATCGGTCGTTCGGCCAGCGGCTCGTCTGTGATCAGGATTTGTACGTTTGTTAATTTCTCGCCGGGTTGCAATGTCAGTGTCTGACCGGTGACATCCTGACCATCTACCAAGATGGCTGCCAGTTTGTATTGCAGCGCGGCGAATCCTACTTGAATCTGCGTCTGGCCTGCTTTCAAGTCGGTGAAATGGAACGTGTCCTGACCGGTATAGGTGATGCCGCGTGCGTGGGTGCCAACGCGAACGGATACCATGAAATCGCCCGGCACGGGCGCCTGAGCGTGGCCGATGTACTGCACGGTGCCGCTCACCTGTGTGGCCGGGTTGAGACGGAAGTGAACCGTATTCTCTCCAGGTTGAACGACCAGCCGTTTCAGTTTCCATTCATAGCCGTCGCCTGCCGTGCCGCCATGCGCTGAGATGGTGCAAGGGCCGGGAGACATGCCGGTCAATCGGAATGCGCCGTTTTCATCGGTGATCACTTCGAGGCCGAGGTTGGCGCCATCAACCAAGTCAACGCGGACGTTGGCCAATGGTTGTCCAGTCAGCGCATCGGTCACCGTGCCGCTAACGACGGTTTGATCGGCATGAGGCGTGAACATGAGTTGGATGTCACTGAGCGCATCACCGGGTTTGATCTCCAGCGGCATGGCCGATCCCCACGAGTCGCCGTCGGGATAGTAAGCAAATTCCAATTGGGCATCCGAGCCGGCGAGCCGGCGACGCTCAGCCCGTAGCACGTAACGCCCGGGCGGAATGGTGTGCAGCCGGTAGCGGCCTGCTGCGTCAGTTTTGGCAGTGAACACACCCACCGTCGCCACCTGATCGCCGGCTGTGGTCAGCGCCAGCAATTTGACGATCAGATCGGCAGCCGGCTGCCCGTGCTCGTCGAGCACAAGACCACTGACCTGACCACCCTTGCTCAGACGAATCATGAGATGGCTCACTGACGAGCCTTCGGCAATTTCCAGCGCGCTTCCCGGCTCGGCCTGTTGCTGTTGCAAGTAATCGCCGAGTAGATAATCGCTCTTATGCGCATATAACCGATAGTGCCCCGGATGGACGCGCTTGAAGACGAACATGCCAGCTTCGTTCGTCACGGCTTTGCGTCGTGGCGATAAAGCCGGCTCAGCAACTCGATCTAACCACACCTGCACGCCAGAAAGCGGCGCGCCCGTCTCAGCGCAAACAACTATCCCTTCAA is a window of Blastocatellia bacterium DNA encoding:
- a CDS encoding carboxypeptidase-like regulatory domain-containing protein encodes the protein MIGGLGSSCMYRSRLVIGIILLSGWLLSGWLPQTAQAAPYRGGRVEGIVVCAETGAPLSGVQVWLDRVAEPALSPRRKAVTNEAGMFVFKRVHPGHYRLYAHKSDYLLGDYLQQQQAEPGSALEIAEGSSVSHLMIRLSKGGQVSGLVLDEHGQPAADLIVKLLALTTAGDQVATVGVFTAKTDAAGRYRLHTIPPGRYVLRAERRRLAGSDAQLEFAYYPDGDSWGSAMPLEIKPGDALSDIQLMFTPHADQTVVSGTVTDALTGQPLANVRVDLVDGANLGLEVITDENGAFRLTGMSPGPCTISAHGGTAGDGYEWKLKRLVVQPGENTVHFRLNPATQVSGTVQYIGHAQAPVPGDFMVSVRVGTHARGITYTGQDTFHFTDLKAGQTQIQVGFAALQYKLAAILVDGQDVTGQTLTLQPGEKLTNVQILITDEPLAERPINP